A genomic segment from Clostridium pasteurianum BC1 encodes:
- a CDS encoding DUF4351 domain-containing protein, whose product MDTKIRNTEDAIMKSVMDVFREDALKFFGVKAKIVSSARTELKNLQITTAFMDYTFLLDDNSFVHLEFQTTDKKDDLSRFLAYDAALHYKENKNVNTIVVYSSDIKKAVTSINIGSIKYSVKAFYMNSIDGDKKLDYLRNKIYNNEILTKQDILTLVFLPIMSSTKNKTDRIVDAITLSKSIKDKEAESNSLALLYAFAEKFVSKENMNKIKEVFRMTELGKLLKQEGIEEGRKQGIEEGRKEELIRTSIKLLTKKFGILPDDIKNKIENSDTTALEIIVDGILDFEKLEDIFKYLK is encoded by the coding sequence ATGGATACAAAAATAAGAAATACAGAAGATGCCATTATGAAAAGTGTAATGGATGTTTTTAGAGAAGATGCTTTAAAATTTTTCGGTGTAAAAGCTAAAATAGTATCATCCGCTAGAACTGAGCTTAAGAATTTACAAATTACTACAGCCTTTATGGATTATACTTTTTTATTAGATGATAATTCCTTCGTACATCTTGAGTTCCAAACTACTGATAAAAAAGATGATTTGTCAAGATTTCTCGCTTATGATGCTGCGTTACACTATAAAGAGAATAAAAATGTTAATACAATTGTAGTTTATTCCTCTGATATAAAAAAGGCTGTCACAAGTATCAATATTGGCTCCATAAAATATTCAGTAAAAGCCTTTTATATGAATTCTATCGATGGAGATAAAAAATTAGATTATTTACGTAATAAAATTTATAACAATGAAATTTTAACTAAACAGGATATATTAACTCTTGTATTTTTACCTATAATGAGCAGCACTAAAAATAAAACTGACAGGATAGTGGATGCTATAACACTTTCAAAATCTATTAAGGATAAAGAAGCTGAAAGCAATTCCCTTGCCCTGCTCTATGCCTTTGCTGAGAAATTTGTAAGCAAAGAAAATATGAATAAAATTAAGGAGGTGTTCCGCATGACTGAGCTTGGTAAATTATTAAAACAAGAAGGTATTGAAGAAGGTAGAAAACAAGGTATTGAAGAAGGTAGAAAAGAAGAACTAATAAGGACCTCGATTAAACTATTAACTAAAAAATTTGGAATTCTACCTGATGATATAAAAAACAAGATAGAGAATTCTGACACTACAGCATTAGAAATTATAGTTGATGGAATACTTGATTTTGAAAAATTAGAGGATATATTTAAATATTTAAAATAG
- a CDS encoding TetR/AcrR family transcriptional regulator, whose amino-acid sequence MESTKTKINTKEKIFEKAIELFSKKGCNGVSMREIAKGVGIRESSIYNHYKSKDAIIDNIFDYFAGSIKNYRPSELELNEMMDFMSPEDLFKHLVISYGRSLNGKLDSIARIIYSEQFRNEKAKKLMLEVILREPSEFIAKLIDMMMEKKLIKKVDSKLVAEEYNYALVAITFEYAHAVNNGENTAPIIKKMFNNINFICNYLRTNKIK is encoded by the coding sequence ATGGAAAGTACAAAAACTAAAATAAATACAAAGGAAAAAATATTTGAAAAGGCTATAGAACTATTTTCAAAAAAAGGTTGTAATGGTGTATCCATGAGAGAAATAGCAAAGGGGGTTGGAATTAGGGAAAGTTCAATTTATAATCACTATAAAAGTAAGGATGCAATAATAGATAATATATTTGATTATTTTGCAGGTTCTATTAAAAATTACAGACCTTCTGAATTAGAATTAAATGAAATGATGGATTTCATGTCACCAGAAGATTTATTTAAACATCTTGTAATAAGCTATGGAAGATCGTTAAATGGAAAACTTGACAGTATAGCAAGGATAATATATTCAGAACAATTTAGAAATGAAAAGGCAAAAAAATTAATGCTTGAAGTTATATTGAGGGAGCCTTCGGAATTTATAGCTAAATTAATAGATATGATGATGGAGAAAAAGCTTATTAAGAAAGTAGATAGTAAATTAGTTGCTGAAGAATATAATTACGCATTAGTTGCAATAACCTTTGAATATGCTCATGCAGTAAACAATGGAGAGAATACAGCTCCAATAATTAAGAAAATGTTCAATAATATAAATTTTATCTGTAATTATCTAAGGACTAATAAAATAAAGTAA
- a CDS encoding DUF998 domain-containing protein, whose translation MKKIYSIFGMISPLFYLIHVIIGSMLWSGYNNITQPISDLTAADAPNREILSIFTNMYGICGLIFSIGSFNYLKKLKVKIINVSMIIFIAMVLIGVSYGFFPEDMAGATMTFEGFMHLVITALIVPTAILTPLFAGLGFRKLENFKKFSNYSIATSVIIFVSGGMSVIAIANKISIFGAIERINIGSLQLWIFIFALIMFTNHMDKITVRDNF comes from the coding sequence ATGAAAAAAATTTATTCGATATTTGGAATGATTTCACCTTTGTTTTACTTAATACATGTTATTATTGGAAGTATGTTGTGGAGTGGTTATAATAACATCACACAGCCTATAAGTGATTTAACTGCAGCAGATGCTCCAAATCGAGAAATACTAAGTATTTTTACAAATATGTATGGTATATGTGGGCTAATATTTTCAATAGGTTCATTTAATTATTTAAAAAAACTTAAGGTAAAAATTATAAATGTTTCTATGATTATTTTTATAGCAATGGTGTTAATTGGTGTTTCCTATGGATTCTTTCCTGAAGATATGGCAGGTGCTACTATGACATTTGAAGGCTTCATGCATCTTGTTATCACTGCCCTAATTGTTCCTACAGCTATTTTAACACCTTTATTTGCAGGACTTGGATTTAGAAAACTTGAGAATTTTAAAAAGTTTTCTAATTATTCTATTGCTACAAGTGTAATTATATTTGTGTCTGGCGGAATGTCTGTTATTGCTATAGCCAATAAAATTTCTATTTTTGGGGCTATAGAAAGAATAAACATAGGATCTTTACAATTATGGATATTTATATTTGCCTTAATAATGTTTACTAATCATATGGATAAGATTACTGTAAGAGATAATTTTTAA
- a CDS encoding DUF1697 domain-containing protein, which produces MTIYIALLRGINVGGKNIIKMANLRQALESIGLCGVKTYIQSGNVLFKSNEEEEVLRKKIENQIEDVFGFSVKVVLRRAQDLEMIIENCPFSKEAISEAEASSKVESLYVSLLTHAPSEEKIECLNDYRNENDDYIIKGREVFLLFRNSIRNSKLANNLHRLDVPYTVRNWKTINKLMLLAKDMEK; this is translated from the coding sequence ATGACGATTTATATTGCATTACTACGGGGTATTAACGTAGGTGGAAAGAATATTATTAAGATGGCAAATCTGAGACAAGCACTTGAATCCATTGGACTTTGCGGAGTTAAAACATATATTCAAAGTGGTAATGTACTATTTAAGTCAAATGAAGAGGAAGAAGTACTGCGCAAGAAGATTGAGAATCAGATTGAGGATGTTTTTGGATTTTCAGTTAAAGTTGTTTTGAGAAGGGCTCAGGATTTAGAAATGATTATTGAAAATTGTCCATTTTCTAAGGAAGCAATATCAGAAGCAGAGGCATCATCAAAAGTTGAGAGCTTATATGTTTCTCTACTGACTCATGCTCCTTCAGAAGAAAAGATTGAATGCTTGAATGACTATAGAAATGAAAATGATGATTACATAATTAAAGGTCGAGAGGTATTTCTCTTATTCCGCAATAGTATTCGAAACTCTAAGCTTGCCAATAATCTTCACAGATTAGATGTACCCTATACTGTCCGCAATTGGAAAACAATAAATAAGCTGATGTTATTGGCAAAGGATATGGAAAAGTAG
- a CDS encoding CDP-alcohol phosphatidyltransferase family protein — MKHIANIISIIRIIVSIIMICFYRNKLLFISLYLICGLSDIMDGYIARKTNTQSSIGAKLDSFADLIMFGVITTFILIKSLDKIAVFLPWVIATAIIRCINMIIAAYKYRSFISLHTLGNKLAGFLVFISPLLFVTFHTVKIFWPVCIISVLSAIEEGAIHLTTDKLDLNRKSIFHHE, encoded by the coding sequence ATGAAACACATAGCAAATATTATTTCCATAATAAGGATTATTGTTTCCATTATAATGATTTGTTTTTATAGAAATAAATTGTTATTTATTTCTTTATACTTAATTTGCGGGCTTAGTGATATTATGGATGGATATATTGCACGTAAAACCAATACACAAAGCTCAATAGGTGCAAAACTCGATTCATTTGCTGATTTAATAATGTTTGGAGTTATAACAACATTTATACTGATTAAATCTTTGGATAAAATTGCAGTCTTTTTACCGTGGGTGATTGCCACTGCGATTATTCGCTGTATAAACATGATTATTGCGGCATATAAATATCGTTCCTTTATCAGTTTACACACCTTAGGCAACAAGTTGGCTGGATTTCTTGTTTTTATAAGCCCTTTACTATTTGTTACATTTCATACGGTAAAAATTTTCTGGCCTGTGTGCATCATTTCTGTCTTATCAGCTATTGAAGAAGGGGCTATACACCTAACTACAGATAAACTTGATTTAAATAGAAAAAGTATATTTCATCATGAATGA
- a CDS encoding phage holin, translating to MDIKSRLRNKTFILCIIAFIVLVIKTFTNIQIPDNFDTVVNMALSILIGLGIIIDPCSPGISDTKFNLTKNLKTKRRYVLKKDSQDNRDYLFKNLFNNIELPLSIDLREKMPPLFDQGQEGSCTANAGAGDREYMLQKDSIKLSRQFLYNVERIIEGTFPDDNGAQMRTICKALNKYGISEESYLPYNEENLSAAPSEESYKNALQYRISSYYRVLSETEIRQALSQGQAVLLGMIVYENFEDVGSDGLVRMPNKKTEQILGGHSVLIVGYRDNVKNKFKTLINKLIGKSNGYFIVRNSWGENWGDKGYFYLPYEVFSRIKQDIWVIIK from the coding sequence ATGGATATAAAATCAAGGCTGAGAAATAAGACATTTATTTTATGTATAATAGCATTTATAGTATTGGTAATAAAAACATTCACCAATATTCAAATACCTGATAATTTTGATACTGTAGTGAATATGGCACTTTCAATATTAATAGGGCTGGGAATAATTATTGATCCATGTTCACCAGGAATATCTGATACGAAGTTTAATTTAACCAAAAATTTAAAAACTAAAAGAAGATATGTTTTAAAGAAAGATTCACAAGATAATAGAGATTATTTATTCAAAAATTTATTTAATAATATAGAATTACCTTTGAGCATTGATTTACGTGAAAAAATGCCACCGTTATTTGATCAGGGTCAAGAAGGAAGCTGTACTGCAAATGCTGGAGCAGGTGATAGAGAATATATGCTTCAGAAAGATTCAATTAAATTATCAAGGCAGTTTCTCTACAACGTAGAGAGAATAATTGAAGGTACTTTTCCTGATGATAATGGTGCTCAGATGCGTACAATTTGCAAGGCTCTTAATAAGTACGGTATAAGTGAAGAAAGTTATTTGCCTTATAATGAAGAAAATTTAAGTGCTGCACCAAGTGAGGAGTCATATAAAAATGCCTTACAATATAGAATTTCAAGTTATTACAGAGTACTATCAGAAACAGAAATAAGACAAGCTTTATCACAAGGGCAAGCAGTTTTATTAGGTATGATTGTCTATGAAAACTTTGAAGATGTTGGAAGTGATGGTCTTGTAAGAATGCCAAATAAAAAAACTGAACAGATACTAGGTGGTCATTCTGTATTGATTGTAGGTTACAGGGATAATGTAAAAAATAAGTTTAAAACTTTAATTAACAAACTAATAGGAAAATCAAATGGATATTTCATTGTGAGAAATTCCTGGGGTGAAAATTGGGGAGATAAAGGATATTTCTATTTACCTTATGAAGTATTTTCAAGAATCAAACAGGATATATGGGTAATTATTAAGTAA
- a CDS encoding ABC transporter permease, which yields MWWKKLKKKKLQCFLIGILLFLSSLIFTSSLSMLTSIQGYVNEFYSNDKFYDLICYNANESSTKDVLQWGKSNSAIEDVKAIEAFTSGNDLYHKGKNLKLSMYDIMPIEDIKNLPFGLNKGDSSNNTICPKEGEVWITKLLADNYNIAIGDSLTFKTKTKDVTLKVTSLINDSLQPSPMIGIIILYINKNSAQDFSSFRKATFIFIDNKKGTNVANVEKDLTSAVKVGGFVADKDLLILGSTSTSSMIGGASTLASILVFIVSVLLIRFILWNNILKEYKSIGIYKALGFSKREILKFYIIGYSITAFIGSILGALCSIPILNYTASKILKYIGDFQDVNINFKVILATIILFPLVVIINLYFVIKRTNKISPVEALRTGVTSSREKLTKSLIKNTTFPLALAINDMFKYKKVTALITLTLTLSLSLVLLFGNFNVTMSQMKENTNIWLGLPKSNVTISAPSVTSAGALKEVLNEVKKDNRVKNYAYGSIMLTGVELDTKKYSIKSTIYNVFAMNSYNNDLGFTIIEGHNPENSKEVAVSLRILKEAGLSVGDYIELSINNKKASYLISGSYSSMMSNGYGIRILNSAVEKELPEFIGSEIFVNLKAGTDIEGFKKYINNRYSNLDASDIHPLLKYNIDSIPGTMLPMSNLLTVVFIAFCSITILNIIIMNIRDNRRNFGIMKALGFTTKEIRNRYLYRILILTLFSTIISILLNLTVARPMIAAVISNLDVLIISPITMLLLITAMVLLILVTTLICCTAIKNTKPTELMEE from the coding sequence ATGTGGTGGAAAAAGCTGAAAAAGAAAAAACTTCAATGTTTTCTAATAGGAATCTTATTATTTCTATCTTCCTTAATATTTACAAGTAGTTTGTCAATGCTAACCTCTATTCAAGGGTATGTTAATGAATTTTACTCCAACGATAAATTTTACGATTTAATTTGTTATAATGCTAATGAAAGTTCTACAAAGGATGTACTGCAATGGGGTAAAAGCAATTCAGCTATTGAGGATGTTAAAGCTATTGAGGCTTTCACCTCTGGCAACGACCTTTATCACAAGGGTAAAAATTTAAAGCTTTCAATGTATGACATCATGCCTATAGAAGATATCAAAAATCTTCCCTTTGGCTTAAATAAAGGTGACTCATCAAATAACACCATTTGTCCAAAAGAAGGTGAAGTGTGGATTACAAAGCTTCTAGCAGATAATTATAATATTGCCATTGGAGATAGCTTAACCTTTAAAACAAAGACTAAGGACGTCACTTTAAAGGTTACTTCCCTAATTAATGACTCTCTTCAACCCTCTCCTATGATTGGTATAATTATTTTATATATCAATAAGAACAGTGCTCAGGATTTTTCTTCCTTTAGGAAAGCAACATTTATTTTTATAGATAATAAAAAGGGGACTAATGTTGCTAATGTAGAAAAAGACTTAACCTCGGCTGTAAAGGTTGGTGGATTCGTAGCGGATAAAGATTTATTAATCTTAGGTTCGACTAGTACATCTTCTATGATAGGCGGTGCTTCCACCTTAGCTTCAATTCTGGTGTTTATTGTTTCAGTGCTGCTGATACGATTTATCCTATGGAATAATATTTTAAAAGAGTATAAATCAATTGGAATATATAAAGCTCTTGGTTTTTCTAAAAGAGAAATCCTTAAATTCTACATTATAGGTTATTCAATAACTGCCTTTATTGGAAGTATACTTGGAGCTCTGTGCAGTATTCCTATCTTAAACTATACGGCCTCTAAGATTTTAAAGTATATTGGTGATTTTCAAGATGTAAATATTAACTTTAAGGTTATTCTAGCTACAATAATTTTATTTCCCTTAGTAGTAATTATAAATTTATATTTTGTAATCAAAAGAACCAATAAGATTTCCCCAGTGGAGGCTCTTAGAACTGGTGTTACTTCTTCAAGGGAAAAGCTGACAAAATCACTGATTAAAAACACTACTTTTCCCTTAGCCCTGGCAATAAACGATATGTTTAAATATAAAAAGGTTACTGCTCTTATTACATTGACTTTAACCTTATCGCTAAGCTTAGTATTGCTCTTTGGTAATTTTAATGTAACTATGTCCCAGATGAAGGAAAATACTAATATTTGGCTTGGGCTACCTAAAAGTAATGTAACCATTAGTGCCCCATCGGTTACCTCAGCAGGAGCTTTAAAGGAGGTTTTGAATGAGGTAAAGAAGGATAATAGAGTTAAAAATTATGCTTATGGTTCCATAATGCTAACTGGGGTAGAACTTGATACTAAAAAATATTCTATAAAAAGCACAATATATAATGTGTTTGCCATGAATTCTTATAATAATGATTTAGGTTTTACTATCATTGAGGGTCATAATCCTGAAAATTCTAAGGAAGTAGCTGTTTCTTTAAGAATATTAAAGGAAGCAGGGCTATCTGTAGGAGACTATATAGAGTTATCTATAAATAATAAAAAAGCCTCCTATTTAATATCAGGCTCTTATAGTTCAATGATGTCCAACGGATATGGTATAAGAATATTAAACTCTGCAGTAGAAAAAGAGCTTCCTGAATTTATAGGCAGTGAAATATTTGTAAACCTTAAAGCTGGTACTGATATAGAAGGATTTAAGAAATATATTAATAATAGATATTCCAATTTAGATGCCAGTGATATTCACCCTTTGCTTAAATATAACATTGATTCTATCCCTGGTACCATGCTCCCTATGAGCAATTTATTAACTGTGGTATTTATAGCCTTTTGTTCCATAACAATACTAAATATTATCATAATGAATATTAGAGATAATAGAAGAAACTTTGGAATAATGAAGGCACTAGGCTTTACCACTAAAGAAATAAGAAACAGATATCTATATAGAATATTGATATTAACATTATTTAGTACTATTATATCTATCTTGTTAAATTTAACTGTAGCAAGACCTATGATTGCTGCAGTAATTAGTAATCTAGATGTTTTAATAATATCTCCTATAACAATGCTGCTGCTAATAACGGCTATGGTCCTTTTAATATTAGTAACTACACTTATATGCTGCACCGCTATAAAAAATACTAAGCCTACTGAATTAATGGAGGAGTGA
- a CDS encoding ABC transporter ATP-binding protein, producing MKTSVIKANNLCKSFVTGKTALNVIKNLNLDIYEGDFTVIMGSSGSGKSTLLYTLSGMDSATSGTVQLLDNEITSMKEEELSFIRKKDISFVFQSINLLPDITVFENIAYCGYGVNKNKKDINEKTLKLLETFGLTEAKDKYPSEISGGMQQRVAMARAIITSPEILFGDEPTGALNSTAGEEVLDILTDLNNKGQTVVMVTHDLKAASRASRLIYLKDGRIDGELSLGKFSKEDYKNRDILIFEFLKERGW from the coding sequence ATGAAAACTTCAGTTATAAAAGCTAACAATCTTTGTAAATCCTTTGTCACAGGGAAAACTGCTCTTAATGTGATAAAAAATTTAAATTTAGACATATATGAAGGAGATTTTACTGTAATTATGGGCAGCTCCGGCTCTGGTAAGTCTACGCTGCTATACACCTTAAGTGGTATGGATTCGGCAACCAGCGGTACTGTACAGCTTCTTGATAATGAAATTACTTCAATGAAAGAGGAGGAACTCTCCTTCATTAGAAAGAAAGACATTTCCTTTGTATTTCAAAGTATAAATTTACTGCCAGATATAACTGTGTTTGAAAATATAGCTTATTGCGGTTATGGAGTAAATAAAAATAAGAAAGATATTAATGAAAAAACCTTAAAGCTTCTTGAAACCTTTGGGTTAACAGAGGCCAAGGATAAATACCCTTCGGAAATTTCTGGTGGTATGCAGCAAAGAGTAGCAATGGCCAGGGCCATAATTACCTCTCCCGAAATACTATTTGGAGATGAGCCTACTGGAGCTCTTAACTCCACAGCAGGGGAAGAAGTTCTGGACATATTAACAGACTTAAATAATAAGGGACAAACAGTGGTAATGGTTACCCATGATTTAAAGGCTGCCTCCCGTGCTTCTAGATTAATATACCTTAAAGATGGCAGAATTGACGGTGAATTGTCCTTAGGTAAGTTCTCAAAGGAAGACTACAAAAATAGAGACATTTTAATATTCGAATTTTTAAAGGAAAGAGGGTGGTAA
- a CDS encoding response regulator transcription factor translates to MSNEKILIIEDDEDIRNLLRDYLTSEGFTVQCCHNGGTAVSDFNSFNPDIIILDIMLPEIDGIEICRTIRSSSHIPVVMISAKSGDIDKILSLGVGADDYITKPFSPMEVIARIKAHLRRYKTFSTPLKNIPDKKEFGQLIIDSKSYKVTYKDKEIHLTSREFEIIDFLSQYPSQVFSKEQLYDNVWGLSGFGDLNTIAVYVKRIREKLSLYNVNYIKTVWGVGYKWEEDLDE, encoded by the coding sequence ATGTCTAATGAAAAAATTCTTATAATTGAGGATGATGAGGATATTAGAAATTTATTAAGAGATTATTTAACAAGTGAAGGTTTCACAGTTCAGTGCTGCCATAATGGAGGAACTGCTGTTTCTGATTTTAACTCCTTTAATCCTGATATTATTATTTTAGATATAATGCTGCCGGAGATTGATGGCATTGAGATCTGCAGAACCATCAGAAGTTCTTCCCATATACCTGTAGTAATGATATCTGCTAAAAGTGGTGATATAGATAAGATTTTATCCTTAGGGGTTGGTGCTGATGATTATATTACTAAACCATTTTCTCCCATGGAGGTAATAGCTAGAATAAAAGCTCATCTTAGAAGATATAAAACATTTTCAACTCCTTTAAAAAATATTCCTGATAAGAAGGAGTTTGGCCAGTTAATTATCGATAGTAAAAGCTATAAAGTAACCTACAAGGATAAAGAGATTCATTTAACCTCTAGGGAATTTGAAATAATAGACTTCCTATCTCAATATCCATCTCAAGTATTCTCAAAGGAACAGCTTTATGATAATGTATGGGGTTTAAGCGGCTTTGGAGATTTAAATACTATCGCCGTTTATGTAAAAAGAATTCGCGAAAAACTTTCTTTATACAATGTAAATTATATTAAGACTGTGTGGGGCGTTGGCTATAAATGGGAGGAGGATTTAGATGAATAA